The genomic stretch ACCCGAGTGCTTGGGCTGCCTCCATAAGAATCCGCATGTAGTTGACGTAGCTGCGAACAGCCCCTTCTTTATGCTTTCGAGATTCCAAGAAAGGGCGGAAGCCTTCACGATTCATATGGATCAGATCGAGCGAGATATCGTCGGCTGGCTTCGCGAGGAATGCAGCAATCTTTGCTGCTGTGCTCCGAAGCATGGGTGTCTGTGACGTCGGCTGGCTATTGAGGTGCTCAAGAAGATCCGCGAGGGTTCTCACATCCGCGCGCTCGCGCGCGAACAGCGAGTCAGAACTTGGAAGCATCTCAGCAATTTGCGCACCATTAGGACTATTAACGAATGACATATATGCAATTTCTCCTAGCTCAACTCCGGTTTGAGTTGGTTTTATGTGCGTATAAAACGCGACGACCTCGGCATTGCGACGCTCGCAACCGAAGAGATACGCAAGGACGGCTTGAGCCGCTGATATACGGAAGCTGAGTGCAGGTTTGCGAATCAGCTGCCGTGGTCAGCGGCTCTCTAGCGCTCATTACTTCCGCTCTTTCTGGCTGCTCTGAAGGAACTCCTCCAGATCCTGCGGGAAGAATTTCCAGCGGCCCGGGAGAGCGCGCGGGGTCAGGCGCCCCGCGGCGATCCAGTTCTGGATCGCGCGGATGCAGACGTTGAAAATCTTCGCCACGTCGCGGTTGGCGTACATCGGTTGAAGCGGGAGGTTCTGGATGGCCAGAATGGACTCCAGCAGTGGGTACTTCACGCTCTCTGAATTTTCCATCTCGTGTTCTCCTCGGCCGCCAGGCACACACTTCAAGCGTTTGCACGCAAAGGCGTGCGTGGCGGTCAATTAGTTGAAAGTTTTGCCAGCGCCGACGATCACTGCTTCGTCTGCATCTTCACGATGCACCAGGCAGAGGTGCCTACCAAAGCGTCGCAACTGCACGTTGCTGACGTAAGCGAGAATGACAGCGAATCAGGGGCGTGTGCAGAGCGCATCGGTCCAATGTACCGATGGGATCATTCCGGGGTGTAGGTGGTGGATGAGTCTTCGGAGCTTATGACTTTCCGGGCCTTGCGAGCGCGGCGCAGCCAGTCTTCAATCGCCTCACGGATGAAGGCCGTCACGGTCTGGTCATATTCGTGGGCGAGGGCAGTCAGTTCTCTCCATTGAGAGATGGGGATCCGAACTTGCATTTGCTTTTCCGGTTCCTTCTTCGGACGGCGCAGAGACGCTGGGATATCGTCCTGTTGCGGCCGCTTCTGAGGTTCTTCGTTCATTGATTGCTTGTCCTTTCTGGGTTCATGTTCGGTTTAGTGTTGACTCGGGCGCTTGCAAGCCCCGAGCAAAAAGAAAAGCCCCGGCCAGCATTGGCCGAGGCGATCGATTGAACTCTTCAAACCCTGGTCGGGCACATCACCGACCCATCCCAGTGCTCCGTGTTAAGAATTCTGAAGTACAGCCTGGAGCTTGGCGCTTTCTTCCTCTGTCAGTTTCCGAGATCTGCTCTTCATGGCATCTCTGATCTGCCACAAGTAGTTGGACACTGTAATCAACTGATCTTTCCCGTTGTCCTCGCCCAATCTCCGGCACATTATCCGGACTTTATAGCTCGCGCCAGTTCGGAAATCCATCGCAACGAATTGTTCCTCCTGAGGTCGGTGGTCCTTAAGAAGTATTTTTATTTTGTTCTTCTCTGCGAATTCGGCGAGCACTTCGGCGATGGTTAGGCGGCCCACCCAGCCTAGATTAACGGATTCATAAAGTCTGTAGCGCCTAGTCGCAATGTCGTTGCAGAGCACCATCACTTGAGTAAGTACGGTAAACGGATGTTCAGCCCACGCTTCAACGAAGGTGTAATGGACACTAAAGCTCCCGTTCGGCCCTGATAACCAATCCTCAGACCAATCTGTGTGACCAGTTCCAGACGAAACTCGACCTTGGTCAGCACTGGTCACTCGGAGCAGTGCATCAGTTAAAGCCGTTAGGCCAGCATCGAAGTTCTTGCGGAAGTCCGCATACTTCTTCTCGCGCAGGAATGGAGGAATTTCGCAATCTTCCAACAATACCGGGAGCACGATTACCCGCTTCTCGTCGAGCTCCCTAATAAGTCCTGCATTCAGTTCCTTCTTGCACCACTCAGAGGCGACGGAAGCTTTCGAG from Terriglobales bacterium encodes the following:
- a CDS encoding toll/interleukin-1 receptor domain-containing protein — its product is MPVFISYSHADSKFVTKLATQLVRRNAHVWVDQWELNVGDSLLNRIQDAIQDASALLVVLSKASVASEWCKKELNAGLIRELDEKRVIVLPVLLEDCEIPPFLREKKYADFRKNFDAGLTALTDALLRVTSADQGRVSSGTGHTDWSEDWLSGPNGSFSVHYTFVEAWAEHPFTVLTQVMVLCNDIATRRYRLYESVNLGWVGRLTIAEVLAEFAEKNKIKILLKDHRPQEEQFVAMDFRTGASYKVRIMCRRLGEDNGKDQLITVSNYLWQIRDAMKSRSRKLTEEESAKLQAVLQNS
- a CDS encoding helix-turn-helix domain-containing protein, translated to MENSESVKYPLLESILAIQNLPLQPMYANRDVAKIFNVCIRAIQNWIAAGRLTPRALPGRWKFFPQDLEEFLQSSQKERK